Proteins encoded by one window of Halichondria panicea chromosome 8, odHalPani1.1, whole genome shotgun sequence:
- the LOC135339483 gene encoding uncharacterized protein LOC135339483: MMPGSKIVLPSSNVDDYTAIDLHSTVSRILNPTNAKGGKEIYKSENCPSWWPNDVLFSPVLVPVVHLRKILAAFLEKCPEQYTILSLVDQQNSASAVETDQPEDPAVGTRMTKMVLPSSDAEEYSGNILRDTFSRIVNPKGLKSVSFHSSENCPSWWPKDVAFCILSGPKATMNGITAEHQKKVLAAFLEKCPEQYTISPGKLLLNPPSSPLVGDNQPVREVSPQSSSESDQEEPVGMNQTPPTGTNRTRSVGATISTAAQHASPKLILPSSCANYYDQPALILLIRKILNPLQLQGRKFTYFHANCPSWWPTDVPFIKAEDMKSEIRRKVLTAFMKKCPDQYTISPPVDEQNSASTVETDQPEDPAVGTKRATMMSACSKIVLPSSNAEEYSTIIIRGIISRIVNPKGWVSRNIYASDNRPSWWPKDVAFTSPTGPKAVANGITTAPLRKVLAAFFEKCPEQYTISPPVDQQNSSSTVETDQPEFPAVGRKRPRIMPGSKIVLPSSNVYEYSGNILQSLISRIANSKGVILFSYSLNSEFLVGWTGRNVYTSGNRPSWWPKDVAFASMTGRRSIATAIHQRKVLAAFLEKCPEQYTISPPVDQQNSASTVETDQPEYPAVGTKRPRIMPGSKIVLPSSDVYEYSGNILQSLMSRIANSKGWTGRNVYTSGNRPSWWPKDVAFASMTGHRPIATAIHQRKVLAAFLEKCPERYTISPGAWLLNPTSSPLVGDKQPVREVVSPQSFSESDQEEPVGMNQTPPTGANRTQSVGATISTAAQHASLKLILPSSCANDYSQPSLISLIRKILNPQRRHFIYSSANCPSWWPTDIPFIRAEDMEAKDRTKVLTAFLEKCPDQYTISPAVDQQNSASIVETYQSEDTIVDVQMNANESDVESDASIPSDPEDLVNSLEQHLLDSRKRRLEAERKVEELTEEVKHLREERKYIGSIVKRSRLHH; the protein is encoded by the exons ATGATGCCAGGTtcaaagatagttcttccaagcTCTAATGTTGATGATTATACTGCAATAGATCTTCATAGCACGGTGTCACGTATTTTAAACCCTACAA ATGCAAAGGGTGGCAAAGAAatctacaagagtgagaattGTCCGAGTTGGTGGCCGAATGATGTGCTGTTTTCTCCTGTGTTAG TGCCAGTTGTACACCTGAGAAAGATTTTGGCAGCTTTTCTGGAGAAATGTCctgagcagtacacaat ATTATCTCTAGttgatcagcaaaactctGCCTCGGCAGTTGAAACTGATCAACCAGAAGACCCTGCAGTTGGTACAAGGATGACAAAGATGGTTCTTCCAAGCTCTGATGCTGAAGAATATTCTGGAAATATTCTCCGTGACACATTTTCACGTATTGTGAACCCTaaag GTTTGAAAAGCGTAAGCTTCCACAGTAGTGAAAATTGTCCAagttggtggccaaaagatgtGGCGTTTTGTATTCTGTCAG gGCCAAAGGCTACCATGAATGGTATCACTGCTGAACACCAGAAAAAAGTATTGGCAGCTTTCCTGGAGAAATGTCCggagcagtacacaat ATCACCTGGGAAATTGTTACTCAATCCCCCCTCTTCCCCACTCGTTGGTGATAATCAACCAGTAAGAGAAGTCAGCCCACAAAGTTCCTCTGAAAGTGATCAAGAAGAGCCTGTAGGAATGAACCAAACACCACCTACTGGAACTAATCGTACCCGATCAGTTGGAGCTACAATCAGCACTGCTGCACAACATGCAAGCCCAAAGCTTATCCTACCCAGCTCTTGTGCAAATTACTATGATCAACCTGCTCTCATTTTGCTAATTCGAAAGATTTTGAATCCCCTGCAGCTGCAGG GAAGAAAATTCACGTACTTCCATGCTAATTGTCCCAGCTGGTGGCCGACTGATGTACCATTCATTAAGGCGGAAG ATATGAAATCTGAAATCAGGAGAAAAGTACTGACAGCTTTTATGAAGAAATGCCCTGaccagtacacaat atcacctccagtTGATGAGCAAAACTCTGCCTCAACAGTTGAAACTGACCAACCAGAAGACCCTGCAGTTGGTACAAAGAGAGCCACGATGATGTCGGCATGCtcaaagatagttcttccaagcTCTAATGCTGAGGAATATTCTACAATCATTATTCGTGGCATCATTTCGCGTATTGTGAACCCTAAAG GTTGGGTTAGCAGAAATATCTACGCGAGTGACAATCGACCAagttggtggccaaaagatgtGGCGTTTACTTCTCCAACAG GGCCCAAGGCTGTCGCCAATGGCATCACTACTGCACCCCTGAGAAAGGTATTGGCAGCTTTCTTTGAGAAATGTCctgagcagtacacaat atcacctccagtTGATCAACAAAACTCTTCCTCGACAGTTGAAACTGACCAACCGGAATTCCCTGCAGTTGGTAGAAAGAGACCCAGGATAATGCCAGGCtcaaagatagttcttccaagcTCTAATGTTTATGAATATTCTGGAAACATTCTTCAGAGCTTAATATCACGTATTGCAAACTCTAAAGGTGTGATTCTATTTAGCTACAGTCTGAATTCTGAATTTCTTGTAGGTTGGACGGGCAGAAATGTCTACACAAGTGGTAATCGTCCAagttggtggccaaaagatgtGGCGTTTGCTTCTATGAcag GGCGCAGATCTATTGCCACTGCTATACACCAGAGAAAGGTATTGGCAGCTTTCCTGGAGAAATGTCctgagcagtacacaat atcacctccagtTGATCAACAAAACTCTGCCTCGACAGTTGAAACTGACCAACCGGAATACCCTGCAGTTGGTACAAAGAGACCCAGGATAATGCCAGGCtcaaagatagttcttccaagcTCTGATGTTTATGAATATTCTGGAAACATTCTTCAGAGCTTAATGTCACGTATTGCAAACTCTAAAG GTTGGACGGGCAGAAATGTCTACACAAGTGGTAATCGTCCAagttggtggccaaaagatgtGGCGTTTGCTTCTATGACAG GGCACAGACCTATTGCCACTGCTATACACCAGAGAAAGGTACTGGCAGCTTTCCTGGAGAAATGTCCTGAGcggtacacaat ATCACCCGGGGCCTGGCTACTCAATCCCACCTCTTCCCCACTCGTTGGTGATAAGCAACCAGTAAGAGAAGTCGTCAGCCCACAAAGTTTCTCCGAAAGTGATCAAGAAGAGCCTGTAGGAATGAACCAAACACCACCTACTGGAGCTAATCGTACTCAATCAGTTGGAGCCACAATCAGCACTGCTGCACAACATGCAAGCCTAAAGCTTATCCTACCCAGCTCGTGTGCAAATGACTACTCTCAACCTAGTCTCATTTCGCTAATTCGAAAGATTTTAAACCCCCAAC GGCGACACTTCATATACTCTAGTGCTAATTGTCCCAGCTGGTGGCCGACTGATATACCATTCATTAGGGCGGAAG ATATGGAAGCTAAGGACAGGACAAAAGTACTGACAGCTTTCCTGGAGAAATGTCCTGaccagtacacaat atcacctgcagttgatcagcaaaactctGCCTCGATAGTTGAAACTTACCAATCTGAAGACACCATCGTTGATGTACAAATGAATGCAAATGAATCTGATGTTGAATCTGATGCTAGCATACCAAGTGACCCCGAAGACCTGGTGAATAGTCTAGAGCAGCACCTTCTGGATTCTAGGAAAAGAAGGCTCGAGGCTGAGAGGAAAGTTGAGGAGCTGACGGAAGAAGTCAAACATCTCAGAGAAGAAAGGAAGTATATAGGTTCTATTGTGAAACGATCACGACTccatcactag
- the LOC135339490 gene encoding uncharacterized protein LOC135339490 isoform X2, with protein sequence MMSGSKIVLPSSDIEEYTGNILVNTASRISKPKGWSGGRNAYTSDNRPSWWPKDVVFCCLKGPTATMNGITTVHRRKVLAAFLEKCPEQYTISPPVDQQNSTVAVETNRPEYPAVSTKRGRMMPGSKIVLPSSDVDEYAGNILQSLVSHIATSKGCKGKNIYTSDNCPNWWPKDVAFASMTGYRATGIVTAVHRRKVLAAFLEKCPEQYTISPGVRLLNPPSSRLARVKQPVREVSPQSSSESSSESFSESDQEEPVGMNQTPPTGAYRTRSVGAATISTAAQHASPKLILPSLCANDYYQPALISLLQNILNPQRRHFIYSSANCPSWWPTDIPFIRAEDMKAKDRTKVLTAFLEKCPDQYAISPPVDQQNSASIVETDQPDDTIVDVQMNVNESDAESDASIPSDPEDLVNSLEQHLLDSRKRRLEAERKVKELTEEVKRLREERKYIGSIVKRSRLHH encoded by the exons ATGATGTCAGGTtcaaagatagttcttccaagcTCTGATATTGAGGAGTATACTGGAAACATTCTTGTGAACACAGCTTCACGTATTTCGAAACCTAAAG GTTGGAGTGGCGGCAGGAACGCCTATACGAGTGATAATCGTCCAagttggtggccaaaagatgtGGTGTTTTGCTGTTTGAAAG gGCCCACGGCTACCATGAATGGTATCACTACAGTACACCGGAGAAAGGTATTGGCAGCTTTCTTGGAGAAATGTCCTGaacagtacacaat atcacctccagttgatcagcaaaactctACCGTGGCAGTTGAAACTAACCGACCAGAATACCCTGCAGTTAGTACAAAGAGAGGCAGGATGATGCCAGGCtcaaagatagttcttccaagcTCTGATGTTGATGAATATGCTGGAAACATTCTTCAGAGCTTAGTATCACATATTGCAACCTCTAAAG GTTGTAAGGGCAAAAACATCTACACAAGTGACAATTGCCCAAAttggtggccaaaagatgtGGCGTTTGCTTCTAtgacag GGTACAGAGCTACTGGTATTGTCACTGCTGTACACCGGAGAAAGGTATTGGCAGCTTTCCTGGAGAAATGTCctgagcagtacacaat ATCACCCGGGGTGCGGCTACTCAATCCCCCCTCTTCCCGACTTGCTCGTGTTAAGCAACCAGTAAGAGAAGTCAGCCCACAAAGTTCCTCTGAAAGTTCCTCTGAAAGTTTCTCTGAAAGTGATCAAGAAGAGCCTGTAGGAATGAACCAAACACCACCTACTGGAGCTTATCGTACCCGATCAGTTGGAGCCGCCACAATCAGCACTGCTGCACAACATGCAAGCCCAAAGCTTATCCTACCCAGCTTGTGTGCAAATGACTATTATCAACCTGCTCTCATTTCGCTACTTCAAAATATTTTAAATCCCCAAC GGCGACACTTCATATACTCCAGTGCTAATTGTCCCAGCTGGTGGCCGACTGATATACCATTCATTAGGGCGGAAG ATATGAAAGCTAAAGACAGGACAAAAGTACTGACAGCTTTCCTGGAGAAATGTCCTGACCAGTACGCAAT atcacctccagttgatcagcaaaactctGCCTCGATAGTTGAAACTGACCAACCAGATGACACCATCGTTGATGTACAAATGAATGTAAATGAATCTGATGCTGAATCTGATGCTAGCATACCAAGTGACCCCGAAGATCTGGTGAATAGTCTAGAGCAGCATCTTCTGGATTCTAGGAAAAGAAGGCTCGAGGCTGAGAGGAAAGTTAAGGAGCTGACAGAAGAAGTCAAACGTCTCAGAGAAGAAAGGAAGTATATAGGTTCTATTGTGAAACGATCACGACTccatcactag
- the LOC135339490 gene encoding uncharacterized protein LOC135339490 isoform X1: protein MMSGSKIVLPSSDIEEYTGNILVNTASRISKPKGWSGGRNAYTSDNRPSWWPKDVVFCCLKGPKAVANDITSVHRRKVLAAFLEKCPEQYTISPPVDQQNSASTVETDKPKDPAVGTKRARMGPKIVLPSSNVEEYTGNILQSTVSSIVKPKGRSGGRNAYMSDTRPSWWPKDVVFSCLKGPTATMNGITTVHRRKVLAAFLEKCPEQYTISPPVDQQNSTVAVETNRPEYPAVSTKRGRMMPGSKIVLPSSDVDEYAGNILQSLVSHIATSKGCKGKNIYTSDNCPNWWPKDVAFASMTGYRATGIVTAVHRRKVLAAFLEKCPEQYTISPGVRLLNPPSSRLARVKQPVREVSPQSSSESSSESFSESDQEEPVGMNQTPPTGAYRTRSVGAATISTAAQHASPKLILPSLCANDYYQPALISLLQNILNPQRRHFIYSSANCPSWWPTDIPFIRAEDMKAKDRTKVLTAFLEKCPDQYAISPPVDQQNSASIVETDQPDDTIVDVQMNVNESDAESDASIPSDPEDLVNSLEQHLLDSRKRRLEAERKVKELTEEVKRLREERKYIGSIVKRSRLHH from the exons ATGATGTCAGGTtcaaagatagttcttccaagcTCTGATATTGAGGAGTATACTGGAAACATTCTTGTGAACACAGCTTCACGTATTTCGAAACCTAAAG GTTGGAGTGGCGGCAGGAACGCCTATACGAGTGATAATCGTCCAagttggtggccaaaagatgtGGTGTTTTGCTGTTTGAAAG GGCCCAAGGCTGTCGCGAATGATATCACTAGTGTACACCGGAGAAAGGTATTGGCAGCTTTCTTGGAGAAATGTCctgagcagtacacaat atcacctccagttgatcagcaaaactctGCCTCGACAGTTGAAACTGACAAACCAAAAGACCCTGCAGTTGGTACAAAGAGAGCCAGGATGGGCCcaaagatagttcttccaagcTCTAATGTTGAGGAATATACTGGAAACATTCTTCAGAGCACAGTTTCAAGTATTGTGAAGCCTAAAG GTCGGAGTGGCGGTAGGAACGCCTATATGAGTGATACTCGTCCAagttggtggccaaaagatgtGGTGTTTTCCTGTTTGAAAG gGCCCACGGCTACCATGAATGGTATCACTACAGTACACCGGAGAAAGGTATTGGCAGCTTTCTTGGAGAAATGTCCTGaacagtacacaat atcacctccagttgatcagcaaaactctACCGTGGCAGTTGAAACTAACCGACCAGAATACCCTGCAGTTAGTACAAAGAGAGGCAGGATGATGCCAGGCtcaaagatagttcttccaagcTCTGATGTTGATGAATATGCTGGAAACATTCTTCAGAGCTTAGTATCACATATTGCAACCTCTAAAG GTTGTAAGGGCAAAAACATCTACACAAGTGACAATTGCCCAAAttggtggccaaaagatgtGGCGTTTGCTTCTAtgacag GGTACAGAGCTACTGGTATTGTCACTGCTGTACACCGGAGAAAGGTATTGGCAGCTTTCCTGGAGAAATGTCctgagcagtacacaat ATCACCCGGGGTGCGGCTACTCAATCCCCCCTCTTCCCGACTTGCTCGTGTTAAGCAACCAGTAAGAGAAGTCAGCCCACAAAGTTCCTCTGAAAGTTCCTCTGAAAGTTTCTCTGAAAGTGATCAAGAAGAGCCTGTAGGAATGAACCAAACACCACCTACTGGAGCTTATCGTACCCGATCAGTTGGAGCCGCCACAATCAGCACTGCTGCACAACATGCAAGCCCAAAGCTTATCCTACCCAGCTTGTGTGCAAATGACTATTATCAACCTGCTCTCATTTCGCTACTTCAAAATATTTTAAATCCCCAAC GGCGACACTTCATATACTCCAGTGCTAATTGTCCCAGCTGGTGGCCGACTGATATACCATTCATTAGGGCGGAAG ATATGAAAGCTAAAGACAGGACAAAAGTACTGACAGCTTTCCTGGAGAAATGTCCTGACCAGTACGCAAT atcacctccagttgatcagcaaaactctGCCTCGATAGTTGAAACTGACCAACCAGATGACACCATCGTTGATGTACAAATGAATGTAAATGAATCTGATGCTGAATCTGATGCTAGCATACCAAGTGACCCCGAAGATCTGGTGAATAGTCTAGAGCAGCATCTTCTGGATTCTAGGAAAAGAAGGCTCGAGGCTGAGAGGAAAGTTAAGGAGCTGACAGAAGAAGTCAAACGTCTCAGAGAAGAAAGGAAGTATATAGGTTCTATTGTGAAACGATCACGACTccatcactag